In the genome of Dermacentor variabilis isolate Ectoservices chromosome 5, ASM5094787v1, whole genome shotgun sequence, one region contains:
- the LOC142582546 gene encoding glycoprotein antigen BM86-like — MFFCECPKNTTYFDAAERGCLPKTSCKTTECVVGHCTQIDPRTVTCSCDHVSNLTKKCEVEPSFRADCERKGGRAKVPENWGQGPICDCGDWSAMDEIRGKCVPTTCLYPGISCLHLCNKDLLGKDSRCCQGWDQKDCSSKWLSSLT, encoded by the exons ATGTTTTTCTGCGAATGCCCCAAGAACACGACGTACTTCGACGCTGCAGAAAGAGGTTGCCTGC CCAAGACATCTTGCAAGACCACAGAGTGTGTTGTCGGCCATTGTACACAAATAGATCCCAGAACCGTCACCTGCTCCTGCGACCACGTCTCGAATCTTACCAAAAAATGCGAAG TGGAACCGAGCTTTCGCGCCGATTGTGAAAGGAAAGGAGGTCGTGCCAAAGTGCCCGAAAATTGGGGACAGGGACCCATATGCGACTGCGGCGACTGGTCGGCTATGGACGAAATAAGGGGGAAATGCGTTC CCACTACTTGCTTGTACCCCGGAATCAGCTGCTTGCATCTCTGCAATAAAGACTTACTCGGCAAAGACTCCCGTTGCTGCCAAGGCTGGGACCAAAAAGACTGCTCAAGTAAGTGGCTTTCTTCTTTAACTTAG